A single window of Nicotiana sylvestris chromosome 3, ASM39365v2, whole genome shotgun sequence DNA harbors:
- the LOC104244060 gene encoding uncharacterized protein — protein MDLEEWEVLPEDGFLQIHDDGGNKIFSRKFISDSNRVFHDYFSCSTPNPCQFVDSTVHPRVPKQLIPLSIQLKPRIQKTHDDNDDDDDEVSKEVITTQVPFEINILPSTISEKIKAPAAMMETDQVLSQVFFKKMKDTESRLTRDMKVESPKSSNKTFVPQIDQEYPFPFEEKSEVIEIDKDIVIKKMEMEAEIIHEDNRGGLNLLNWSLTGIGAICSFGVAAAATICISFIGNRQKHKQNQQNQMLRFQIFSDDKRMKQVVRHASKLNEAISATRGVPISRAQITVGGYYDAV, from the exons ATGGATCTTGAAGAGTGGGAGGTTCTTCCTGAGGATGGGTTTCTTCAAATCCATGATGATGGTGGCAACAAGATTTTCTCAAGAAAATTTATTTCTGATTCCAATAGAGTTTTCCATGATTACTTTAGTTGTTCAACTCCAAATCCTTGTCAATTTGTCGACTCAACAGTCCACCCTAGAGTGCCAAAACAACTTATCCCACTCTCAATTCAACTAAAGCCAAGAATCCAGAAAACAcatgatgataatgatgatgatgatgatgaggtttCTAAAGAAGTCATCACTACTCAAGTTCCTTTTGAGATCAACATATTACCATCAACCATTTCTGAAAAGATCAAAGCTCCAGCAGCTATGATGGAAACAGATCAAGTACTGTCACAAGTTTTCTTCAAGAAAATGAAGGATACTGAAAGTAGACTTACACGAGACATGAAAGTAGAGTCACCCAAGTCAAGTAACAAGACCTTTGTGCCACAAATTGATCAAGAGTACCCTTTTCCATTTGAGGAGAAAAGTGAAGTTATTGAAATTGACAAAGATATAGTGATCAAGAAAATGGAGATGGAAGCTGAGATAATTCATGAAGATAACAGAGGTGGATTAAACCTATTGAACTGGAGCTTGACTGGGATTGGTGCTATTTGCTCATTTGgggttgctgctgctgctaccaTTTGCATCAGCTTCATTGGTAATCGCCAAAAACATAAGCAAAATCAGCAGAATCAGATGCTTCGGTTCCAGATCTTTTCTGATGATAAG AGGATGAAGCAAGTAGTTCGCCACGCAAGCAAATTGAATGAAGCAATATCAGCAACGAGAGGAGTTCCTATAAGCAGAGCACAAATCACAGTTGGAGGATACTATGATGCTGTCTGA